The Cystobacter ferrugineus DNA window CTGCGTGGAAGGCGGGTCGCGACACCACCTTCTCGGGCAACACCGTGGCGAGGTTCCACCCGGGACCCTTCAGCCGTGTCACGGCGATGTGCTCGTCGTACTCTGGCAGATCCAGGAGCGTCTGCGCTGGCGCGCGGCTCTTCACCCGCTCGAAGATGCTCCGCAGGTGGGCCGCGTTCTCCTTGGAGCCGAGCCGGCTGACCGCGACGTCGGGCTGCTCGGAGGCGCTCTGGATGTTGTAGGCGCTGCTGGCGTTCTCCAGCTTCTGCTCGGGGTGGGCGATGAGCTGGCCATCGTCGCGGAAGAGCACGTTGTAGGCGCCGGGCAGGTGGTCATGGATGGTGCGCGCCATGAACTCGTCGAGCAGCACATCGTGGCCGATCGTCGCGACATGGCGGCCGTCCAGGTCCAGCGGCGTGGCACCCGAGACCATCCATTCATGGCTGATGGGCTCGTTGTAGATGCCCGTCCAGGTGGTCTGCCGCCGTGGGTTCTTCCCGGGTTGGCTGAGGATGAAGTCCTCGAAGCCGGTGATGGAGAAGTCGGACGCGAGCTCATGGCTCCAGTTGGGAGTCCATGGACTGAAGCCCACGATCGCCCCCTCTGGGAAGGTGATGTAGGTCGTCTTGAAGCGGATGTGGAAGGCGGGCCCGTACCTGGAGAGCACGTCGTACGCGGCCACGAGCCGCGTGCGGAACCAGGCGTCGAGCGTCACGTGTGGGGGAATGAAGACATGCACACCCCGTGCGGCCTCCTCTTTCCCGGCGTGGTTGCGGACCGTGCCATCGGGCAGCCGCGCGACCAGGCTGTCGAAGCGGGCGCTCACCTCCTCCTGTGGGAGTTCCCGGAGCCGCTCCTCCAGCGCCTTCTTGAGGAACGCATGGTTGTCCTCGGCCAGGGTGAAGATGGCCTGCTCCCGTTGGCTGCGCTCGGCGACATGCAGCCGCAGATGCTCCAGGGCCTCGGTGCGCAAGGTGCGGAGCATGTGGAGGTAGCTGAAGAGCGTGGAGAGCGCGATGACGACCGCGATCCGCACGCCCATCTTGAGGAGCGTCGAGCGGGCCAGGGGGGCTCGGGGACGGGACGAGGGGTTCATGGTGACTTGCCGACCTGACTTGCTGCTCTTCCCATCCGGCCTCACGCGCCGCCGGTTCACGAGAGTATCCAGCCCGCCACGCACATTTCATCACGTCACACGCCTCGAAAGAATGGGGACCGCATGGAGGCAGCGGACGGGTGAGGGGCGGGAGGGGCGGAACTCGCAAGGGAGCGAGCCGGGCCGACGGCCGACGATGCGCCGAACCCAGGCGCACCATGACTCAGCGGCGCGCGAGCTACTGGACCCGGGACAGTTTCAGCTTCAGGGTATGGGCCCCATCCGCGGAGATGGGGAGTTCGATCGTTCCCGCCGCGAAGTCCTCCTCCTCGAGCGTGTAGGAGGTGGTGAGGATCTCTTCACTGGAGAGGAAATCGACATCCAGGACCTTGATGTGGATGGGGGCGTTCCGCCACTCGGGTGCGGTCGTCACACAGGCGCCATCCTGCCAACTGGGAGTGAAGCTGGGGGACTCCGCCGTCTTCACCTTGCCCACGGTGCCCTCGACCGGGCAGTCCAGCTCCACGACCACATCGGGAGCATCGGAGCCCATGTCCCATGAACCTCCATCCGGTTTCGAGGGGGGCACCGAGGCGCTCAGCGGCTGGAGCGACCATTGCGTGGCGCGATCGGTGAGGCATTCCCAACCCCGGAGCACGTCCTCCTTCTGGCAGCTCTGGAGCAACTGGCACATCGAGCACTCCGCCCCCATGCTTCCACACGCGTAATGGGCCTGGGTGCGGTAGCACGCACCCCTGAGGCAACAACCGCCCTCGCAACTCTGCGGGGTGCAGGTGGGCTCCGCGGGTCCACCAGGATCCTTGGGGCCATCAGGCTCCGCGGGCCCACCCGGCTGCGGGGACTCGAGGGGGGGCCCTCCCGTGCTGGGCAGACTGTCCAATCCCAGACCACAACCCCCAACGGCTCCGGTCAGTGGAGCCACGATGAGAGAGAAAACAAGCCATTTCGACATCTTCATACCGTCTCCCTTGTGTGCCACCAGTGGCCCTTTGACTCGCATCTACAACCGGGAAATGCATGAGACGGATGCGGTGAGGCCCGCGTGTTCAGCCACACCATCCAGATACCAGGAGCCGTTCTGGATGTAGGCACGCACGGAATCCAACGTGCCTCCAAAATGGCCAGACACCATGCTCAAGAAGCACACCTGCGCGGTCGCCGTACCCAGGGGGAGCGTCCCCATGCCCTTGGACCAGGTGAATACGCTGTGTTGGGTGACCTTGCCCACGCACCGGGCGGTCGCCGAGGCACCAGGTTGTGAGCCGCCCCCGAGATAGTAGTAGCCGTCGCTTCCCACGGAGATCTCGATGCGATCGTTGGCCCCTTGGAACCGGCCCGAGATGCTCGTGAGGAAGCAGGCATTTCCCTGCTGAAGCACCATCCGCACGGGGGGCTTCCCCGCGCTCCACATGAAATCACCGGCCCTGGGATAACCATTGGCACAGGTCGCCGACGCACACACCCCGGCGTCGCTCGAGTTCCCGGTGAGGTACCAGGAGCCATTGCTCGTCAGGGTGGAGACCGAGTCCGTGTCGCCTCCGAACCTGCCAGACATCCGGCTCAAGGCGCAGGTCTGCCCGACGTCCTCCGCGAGGCGGGGCGGCGCGTCTCCCTGGCACCAATCAAAGTACGTTGGCAGCTTGGTGACGATGCTGATTTCGCTCAGGACCTTCTTCCCCGCGGTGATCACCAGCTTCTCGCTCTCGCCGCTGTAGTCGATGCGCGCATCGTCGACCCGGATGGTCATGAGGTAATGAGACAGGAAGGATCTGGCGAAGGTGATGTCCTGCTGGGAGCCATTCCTGTTCTGCAGGAGGACCCTGACGTTCGAGTCCCGGATGTCCTTCTCGAACAAGTCATAGCCGTAGAAATTGACGCCCACCAGTGAGCCTTGCTGGATCTGCTCCAGCTCGACCACGGTCGGGGACACCGTGCAGAAATGCGGCACCGGGGTGGCTGGGGTCCGGCCTTCCAGCTCGTCGATGATCCGCTTGAGCCCCTCGATCATCCGGCTCCCGATGAAGTCCACATCACATCTGATCTCGGCGCTGCCCGTGGCGATGCCTCGCTCCGCCAACATCGTCACCTGGTGGGCGATGAGATCATCGCCATCCTTGAACAGGTTGGCTTCGAGCTCCTTCATCGTGGTCTGCCACGATGAGGATTCACGGCCGATCATGTCGATCGCGCCCTGGATCGTGGTGACAGCGCCATTGATTTCCTGGCACGAGTTGCTCAACACCGCCATCAGACACAACAGGGGGATCTGGACATGGCGGCGGAAAGAAAGGGTTTGACGCTGCATGTCCTGGCTCCGGGAGTGATGAAAAAACGACTTTTCAAGCATAAGGCTTTTGCAAACGTGATTTCAAGGACAAGCCAGTAAAACAGCTATTCTTGAAAAATTTTGTGAGGCTGGGGATTTCCAGACGAGGGGTTCTCCTCCTGTCTGGGCACACAGCACCGTGAGCATGGGTCGCGCCTTCTTCTTCACCCCGCCGAAGGAAAATCGATGGAGTTCATAATGATTCGGAGCGGTGATTGAGGCTTGCCGGGCGGAGGGGGTCCGGGCGAAGGAGGAACGCCGGGCGGATGTCGCGCGGATGCGCGGAGGGGAAGCGATGAAGAAGAGGAGCTGGCGGTGGAGTTGAGTGCGGGGGTGTGGGAGTCGCTGAAGGCCGTGCGGGAGCGTTCACCGCTCGTGCACAACATCACCAACTACGTCGTGATGAACAACACGGCCAATGCCCTGCTCGCCGTGGGGGCCTCGCCCGCCATGGTGCATGCGCGGGAGGAGGTGGCCGACTTCGCGGTCCTCTCGCAGGCGTTGGTGGTGAACATCGGCACCCTGTCTCCGGACTGGGTGGAAGGGATGCGGCTGGCCGTTCACGCCGCGCGGCAGGCGCGGGTACCCTGGGTGTTGGATCCGGTGGGCGCCGGCGCCACGCGCTATCGCACCACCACCTCCGCCGAGCTGGCGCGACAGGCTCCGGCGGTCATTCGCGGCAACGCCTCGGAGGTGCTCGCGATGGCGGGCGAGGCGGGTGCCACGCGCGGCGTGGACAGCACCCGGTCCTCCGACGCCTCGCTCGAGGCGGCACGGGGGCTGGCCTCCCGCCTGGGCACCGTGGTGGCCGTCACGGGCAAGACGGACTACGTCACCGACGGCTCCCGCGTGGTGGCGGTGGACAACGGCCACCCGCTCATGGCCCGGGTGACGGGCATGGGGTGCACGGCGTCCGCGCTCGTGGGGGCCTTCCTCGCGGTGGAGCCCGACGCGGTGCTGGCCGCCGCGCGCGCCCTCGCCGTGCTGGGCCTGGCCGGAGAGCTCGCCGCCGAGCAGTCCAAGGGCCCGGGCTCGCTGCAGCTCCACCTGCTGGATGCGCTCTATACCCTGGACGAGGCCACCGTGCGCGCCCGCGCCCGCGTGCGCTGAAGGAGACCGCCGCCATGACCCGCCGTGTGCCCGACCTGTCCGTCTACCTCGTCACCGATCGCCTGCTGTCGCGTGGGCGTGAGCTGGTGGATGTGGTGCTCGCCGCGGTGCGCGGTGGGGCGACCCTGGTGCAGTTGCGCGACAAGGATGCCCCGGCGCGCGAGACGCTGGCGTTGGGCCGGGCGCTGCTCGAGCGGCTCCGGCCGCTCGGCGTGCCGCTCATCGTCAATGACCGGGTGGACCTGGCGCTGGCGCTGGGGGCGGACGGCGTGCACGTGGGGCAGGGAGACCTGCCGCCCGAGGTGGCCCGGCGGCTGCTGGGGCCCGACGCGCTGGTGGGCCTGTCCATCACCGGGGCGGAAGATCTGCCCACGCTGGATCCGGCGGTGGTGGACTACGCGGGCGTGGGTCCCATCTTCCCCACCGGCTCCAAGCCAGACGCCACCCCGGCGCTCGGGCTGGAGGAACTTGGCCGGTTGCGGCGCCTGCTGCCCGTGCCAGTCGTGGCCATCGGTGGCATCTCCGCCGCCAACGCCGCGGCGGTCATCGCCGCGGGGGCGGATGGGGTCTCGGTGGTGTCCGCCATCTGCTCCGCGGACGACTGCGAGGTGGCCGCGAGCGCCCTTGCCCGGGCTGTCCAAGAGGGGCGCGCGCGCAGGGGCTCCCGGTAAGGCCAGAGCCCGCCGGTCACGTCACTGTCTGGGTATCGCCGGATATTCCTCGCGCCGTTCTTCCAGCGCGTGACTCAGGGCGGAAACGGACCCCTCACCACTTGAGCTGGTAGGTGCAGGCGGAGTCGCCCAGGGCGCGGCAACCCCCGGGGCCGTGCGTGATGCGCAGCAACGAGCCCGGCCTCGCGAAGCGCACGTGGAGGGCTTCCAGCAGACCCTGATCGAACTCACAGGGATAGGGGTTGTCACACCGCATGCGCGCGGCATGTCCGTCCACGGGCTCGTGGTGGTAGCCGCCGATGGCTCCCGGGCCCCGATGGTTCATCCGGTAGGCCTCATCCACCAGGAACAGGGCCGTCTCGAAGGAGGTGATGTGGGGAGGAAAGGTCGTGTACCGGGGAACCTGCTGGCCGATGGCGCGCAGGGAGAAACGGCCCACGTGGGTCTGGATGTCCTGCAGGCAGCGCAGCAAGTCCCGCAAGGGGTACCACGGCTGGATTGTGGTGGCCGTGAACCCATGCGCGGCCATGATGCGTTTCACCTCGGGCCGCACGGCCTCCCCGGAATCGAGCAGGGCGTTGACGAGGTGGCCCTGGGCCTCGACGTCGGATGCTTGGATGACGTGAGTCATGGCGTGCCTCCGGGATGGGGAGCTCTCACTCAATCACGTGCGTGCGAGCCATCTCAAGACGCAGATCGCCTGGAAAAGAAAGGCCCCGCTGTAACGCCTCTCACGGGGCGTTACGGCGGGGCCAGGCCATCAGGCCCCCTACAGGCCGTCGGGGTAGCACCAACCGGAGGTGTTATCGGCCCCGCCGTTGGCGAGCGGGTAGGAGATATAGCCAAGCTCTTCTCCCGCACCGCATTCCGAACGGGCGCGGGCGTAGCGGTAGCAGGTGCCATGGCCCGAGCGTGTCAGGTCCATGCAGACGCCTCGTGCTCCTTCGACGCCGCAGTACTCGGAAAAGGTGACGCCACAGGTCTCGCCAATGCGCGCCGGATCGAAGAGGTAGCCGATGGGCTCCATGACCGACTGTTCGATGCACAGGCCGTAGACGCCGCACACCGTGCCGGTCGGGCAGCCGGGAGCCGCGGCCATGAAGTCGCACGTGGCGAGGCACTGCCGCGTGTCGCCGTAGGCGCCGGAGCAGGCGTAGCCGGGCGCGCAGTCCGTCGAGGCGAGCTGGTCCGCGCTCGCCGGCGTGTACGTGCATGCCTCTCCTTGCGTCTTGGTGCCCAGCGACTTCTCGAGCGTACCGTCACTGGCCACGGTGTCGTCGGCGGCGCAGGTGTGGTTCGGGGGGATCGTGGCCTGTGCGCCTTCGCGAGGATCACAGCCGCCCTGGCGGATCGTGTCCCACGTCGCGAACCGGATCCAACGGCACTCCCCGCCCGCCACCGGTGCGGTTCCAGTGTACGGAACCCGGAGCGGCGGCGCGGCCACCGACTCGCGCAGAACCACATCGGCGAGCGCGCCGGCGGTCTGCTGGGGCGAGACCTTGCGCGCGAGCAGGAGCTTGCCCGACTCGGCCACGA harbors:
- the thiM gene encoding hydroxyethylthiazole kinase; protein product: MELSAGVWESLKAVRERSPLVHNITNYVVMNNTANALLAVGASPAMVHAREEVADFAVLSQALVVNIGTLSPDWVEGMRLAVHAARQARVPWVLDPVGAGATRYRTTTSAELARQAPAVIRGNASEVLAMAGEAGATRGVDSTRSSDASLEAARGLASRLGTVVAVTGKTDYVTDGSRVVAVDNGHPLMARVTGMGCTASALVGAFLAVEPDAVLAAARALAVLGLAGELAAEQSKGPGSLQLHLLDALYTLDEATVRARARVR
- the thiE gene encoding thiamine phosphate synthase, producing MTRRVPDLSVYLVTDRLLSRGRELVDVVLAAVRGGATLVQLRDKDAPARETLALGRALLERLRPLGVPLIVNDRVDLALALGADGVHVGQGDLPPEVARRLLGPDALVGLSITGAEDLPTLDPAVVDYAGVGPIFPTGSKPDATPALGLEELGRLRRLLPVPVVAIGGISAANAAAVIAAGADGVSVVSAICSADDCEVAASALARAVQEGRARRGSR